A region from the Colius striatus isolate bColStr4 chromosome 12, bColStr4.1.hap1, whole genome shotgun sequence genome encodes:
- the TNK2 gene encoding activated CDC42 kinase 1 isoform X2 produces the protein MQAEEGTDWLLELLTELQLQQYFLRIRDELNVTRLSHFEYVKNEDLEKIGMGRPGQRRLWEAVKRRKAMCKRKSWMSKVFSGKRPESELPPQPQSTFRKAPTPPPPEAGGQHSLTCLVRERDLSLFEKLGDGSFGVVRRGEWCTPAGKTLNVAVKCLKTDVLSQPEALDDFIREVNAMHSLDHKNLIRLYGVVLSHPMKMVTELAPLGSLLDRLRKNQGHFLISTLCQYAIQVAKGMAYLESKRFIHRDLAARNILLASNELVKIGDFGLMRALPKNDDHYVMQEHRKVPFAWCAPESLKTRTFSHASDTWMFGVTLWEMFTYGQEPWIGLNGSQILHKIDKEGERLPRPEDCPQDVYNVMLQCWAHKPEDRPTFVALRDFLVEAQPTDMRALQDFEEPDKLHIQMNDIITVIEGRAEIYWWRGQNKRTLKVGQFPRNTVTSVAGLSAHDISQPLKNSFIHTGHGDTNPQHCWGFPDKIDELYLGNPMDPPDILGVDPSAARPTQLPGRAKRQPPPRPPQPSVLLTKPFYDPVSEEEEGLPGGLRKLCLKKPGTGKGLRPVKPSARVPGTKVGERQSGRAAGEGPAGSEVTLIDFGEEVPQGSPSPVGELTAPSLVKLAMEAFSLLDKTPPQSPTRALPRPLHPTPVVDWDARPLPPPPAYDDVAQDEDDFEVCSITSPPSRRGKTNYGFVDEGERGPVLEDNLFLPPKETKQPSLTQTTELFEELQQECMKRLNVPLGQAAPTDDKPQIPPRVPIPPRPLRRNEPGRWSGELSPASGGEEDRPPQIPPRDPLSQPTSRTPSPMALQVGSPQQRATLCSCLSTSPGKPMPTTQSFALDPKYATPKVIQAQGKDCSKGPCILPIVKDGQKVSSTHYYLLPERPAYLDKYEKFFKEAKSPEEVPTSRLVTTATVRPMVQQPPPDCKANFSSNNSNPGPKCLVKASCSLQKIVYDGLDGCRPADKIRLVQDTVHGVTTEECQAALQNHGWSVQRAIQYLKVEQLFCLGLKSRVECHRVLEMFDWNLAQASSHLLDPYSTARQKR, from the exons ATGCAGGCAGAGGAGGGCACAGactggctgctggagctgctcactgagctgcagctgcagcagtacTTCCTGCGCATCCGGGACGAGCTCAACGTCACCCGCCTCTCCCACTTCGAGTACGTCAAAAATGAGGATCTGGAGAAGATTGGCATGGGACGCCCCG gcCAGCGGCGGCTGTGGGAGGCGGTGAAGCGGAGGAAAGCCATGTGCAAGCGGAAATCCTGGATGAGCAAG GTGTTCAGCGGGAAGCGCCCCGAGTCCGAGCTGCCGCCGCAGCCGCAGAGCACCTTCCGCAAGGCCCCGACGCCGCCACCGCCCGAGGCCGGGGGCCAGCACTCCCTCACCTGCCTCGTGCGGGAGCGGGACCTCTCGCTCTTCGAGAAGCTGGGTGACGGCTCCTTCGGTGTAGTGCGCCGCGGCGAGTGGTGCACGCCTGCCGGCAAGACG CTGAATGTGGCGGTCAAGTGCCTCAAGACAGATGTGTTGAGCCAGCCGGAGGCGCTGGATGACTTCATCCGGGAGGTGAACGCCATGCACTCCCTGGACCACAAGAACCTCATCCGCCTCTATGGCGTGGTGCTCTCCCACCCCATGAAGATG GTGACAGAGCTGGCCCCGCTGGGCTCCCTCCTGGACCGCCTGCGGAAGAACCAGGGCCATTTCCTCATCTCCACCCTCTGCCAGTACGCCATCCAGGTGGCCAAGGGCATGGCCTACCTGGAGTCCAAGCGCTTCATCCATCGCGACCTGGCCGCCCGCAACATCCTTCTGGCCTCCAACGAGCTGGTCAAGATCGGGGACTTTGGGCTGATGCGAGCCCTGCCCAAGAATGACGACCACTACGTGATGCAGGAACACCGCAAAGTCCCCTTCGCCTG GTGTGCTCCCGAAAGCCTGAAGACACGCACCTTCTCCCATGCCAGTGATACCTGGATGTTTGGGGTGACCCTCTGGGAGATGTTCACCTATGGGCAGGAGCCTTGGATCGGCCTCAATGGCAGCCAG ATCCTGCACAAGATAGACAAGGAGGGTGAGAGGCTGCCACGGCCTGAGGACTGTCCCCAGGATGTCTACAATGtcatgctgcagtgctgggcacaCAAGCCTGAGGACCGACCCACCTTCGTGGCTCTGCGGGACTTCTTGGTGGAG GCTCAGCCCACTGACATGAGGGCGCTGCAGGACTTTGAGGAGCCCGACAAGCTGCACATCCAGATGAACGACATCATCACAGTCATCGAGGGCAG GGCTGAGATTTACTGGTGGCGGGGTCAGAACAAACGGACCCTAAAAGTGGGCCAGTTCCCCCGAAACACGGTGACCTCTGTGGCGGGGCTGTCAGCCCACGACATCAGCCAGCCGCTTAAAAACAGCTTCATCCACACAGGCCATGGAGACACCAACCcgcagcactgctgggggtttcCCGATAAAATTGATGA gctgtACCTGGGAAATCCCATGGACCCTCCTGACATTTTAGGTGTGGACCCAAGCGCTGCCAGACCCACCCAGCTTCCAGGCAGGGCTAAAA GGCAGCCGCCTCCACGCCCGCCTCAGCCTTCCGTCTTGCTCACCA AGCCCTTCTACGACCCAgtcagtgaggaggaggagggtctGCCAGGGGGCCTCCGGAAGCTCTGCCTGAAGAAGCCGGGCACAGGGAAGGGTCTGCGACCGGTCAAGCCCTCAGCACGGGTGCCGGGCACCAAGGTGGGCGAGCGGCAATCCGGCCGGGCAGCGGGCGAGGGACCGGCAGGCAGCGAGGTGACCCTCATCGATTTTGGGGAGGAAGTGCCTCAAGGTAGCCCATCGCCAGTGGGGGAGCTGACGGCCCCGTCATTGGTCAAGCTGGCCATGGAGGCCTTCTCCTTGCTGGACAAGACCCCTCCGCAGAGCCCCACGCGGGCTCTACCCCGGCCCCTCCACCCCACGCCAGTGGTGGACTGGGACGCCCGCCCCTTGCCCCCACCGCCTGCCTACGATGACGTAGCGCAGGACGAGGACGACTTCGAGGTCTGCTCCATCACCAGCCCCCCAAGCCGGCGGGGCAAGACCAACTATGGCTTCGTGGATGAGGGTGAGCGGGGACCAGTGTTGGAGGACAACCTCTTCCTGCCCCCTAAGGAGACCAAGCAGCCCAGCCTGACGCAGACCACCGAGCTctttgaggagctgcagcaagaGTGCATGAAGAGACTCAACGTCCCTTTGGGACAGGCTGCCCCCACTGATGACAAGCCCCAAATCCCACCCCGCGTCCCCATCCCGCCCCGGCCCCTGCGCCGCAATGAGCCCGGGCGCTGGTCAGGGGAGCTTTCCCCGGCCTCGGGGGGCGAGGAGGACCGGCCGCCCCAGATTCCCCCCCGGGACCCACTGTCACAGCCCACCTCGCGGACACCCAGCCCCATGGCCCTGCAGGTGGGCTCTCCCCAGCAACGTGCcaccctctgctcctgcctctccACCTCGCCAGGGAAGCCCATGCCCACCACGCAGAGCTTTGCCCTTGACCCCAAGTACGCCACCCCCAAGGTCATCCAGGCGCAGGGCAAGGACTGCTCCAAGGGACCCTGTATCCTGCCCATCGTGAAGGACGGGCAGAAGGTCAGCAGCACGCACTACTACCTGCTGCCCGAGCGTCCTGCCTACCTGGACAAGTATGAGAAGTTTTTCAAGGAGGCCAAAAGCCCCGAGGAGGTGCCGACATCCCGCCTGGTCACCACAGCCACCGTCCGCCCCATGgtgcagcagccgccgccggaCTGCAAAGCCAACTTCTCCTCCAACAACAGCAACCCCGGGCCCAAGTGCCTGGTGAaagcctcctgcagcctccagaAGATCGTCTACGACGGGCTGGATGGCTGCCGCCCCGCTGACAAGATCCGGCTG GTGCAGGATACGGTGCACGGTGTGACCACCGAGGagtgccaggcagccctgcagaacCATGGCTGGAGCGTCCAACGAGCCATCCAGTACCTGAAG gtggagcagctctTCTGCCTGGGGCTAAAGTCCCGCGTCGAGTGCCACCGGGTGCTGGAGATGTTCGACTGGAACCTGGCCCAGGCCAGCTCCCACCTCCTCGACCCCTACAGCACCGCCCGCCAGAA gCGGTGA
- the TNK2 gene encoding activated CDC42 kinase 1 isoform X1, protein MQAEEGTDWLLELLTELQLQQYFLRIRDELNVTRLSHFEYVKNEDLEKIGMGRPGQRRLWEAVKRRKAMCKRKSWMSKVFSGKRPESELPPQPQSTFRKAPTPPPPEAGGQHSLTCLVRERDLSLFEKLGDGSFGVVRRGEWCTPAGKTLNVAVKCLKTDVLSQPEALDDFIREVNAMHSLDHKNLIRLYGVVLSHPMKMVTELAPLGSLLDRLRKNQGHFLISTLCQYAIQVAKGMAYLESKRFIHRDLAARNILLASNELVKIGDFGLMRALPKNDDHYVMQEHRKVPFAWCAPESLKTRTFSHASDTWMFGVTLWEMFTYGQEPWIGLNGSQILHKIDKEGERLPRPEDCPQDVYNVMLQCWAHKPEDRPTFVALRDFLVEAQPTDMRALQDFEEPDKLHIQMNDIITVIEGRAEIYWWRGQNKRTLKVGQFPRNTVTSVAGLSAHDISQPLKNSFIHTGHGDTNPQHCWGFPDKIDELYLGNPMDPPDILGVDPSAARPTQLPGRAKKPFYDPVSEEEEGLPGGLRKLCLKKPGTGKGLRPVKPSARVPGTKVGERQSGRAAGEGPAGSEVTLIDFGEEVPQGSPSPVGELTAPSLVKLAMEAFSLLDKTPPQSPTRALPRPLHPTPVVDWDARPLPPPPAYDDVAQDEDDFEVCSITSPPSRRGKTNYGFVDEGERGPVLEDNLFLPPKETKQPSLTQTTELFEELQQECMKRLNVPLGQAAPTDDKPQIPPRVPIPPRPLRRNEPGRWSGELSPASGGEEDRPPQIPPRDPLSQPTSRTPSPMALQVGSPQQRATLCSCLSTSPGKPMPTTQSFALDPKYATPKVIQAQGKDCSKGPCILPIVKDGQKVSSTHYYLLPERPAYLDKYEKFFKEAKSPEEVPTSRLVTTATVRPMVQQPPPDCKANFSSNNSNPGPKCLVKASCSLQKIVYDGLDGCRPADKIRLVQDTVHGVTTEECQAALQNHGWSVQRAIQYLKVEQLFCLGLKSRVECHRVLEMFDWNLAQASSHLLDPYSTARQKR, encoded by the exons ATGCAGGCAGAGGAGGGCACAGactggctgctggagctgctcactgagctgcagctgcagcagtacTTCCTGCGCATCCGGGACGAGCTCAACGTCACCCGCCTCTCCCACTTCGAGTACGTCAAAAATGAGGATCTGGAGAAGATTGGCATGGGACGCCCCG gcCAGCGGCGGCTGTGGGAGGCGGTGAAGCGGAGGAAAGCCATGTGCAAGCGGAAATCCTGGATGAGCAAG GTGTTCAGCGGGAAGCGCCCCGAGTCCGAGCTGCCGCCGCAGCCGCAGAGCACCTTCCGCAAGGCCCCGACGCCGCCACCGCCCGAGGCCGGGGGCCAGCACTCCCTCACCTGCCTCGTGCGGGAGCGGGACCTCTCGCTCTTCGAGAAGCTGGGTGACGGCTCCTTCGGTGTAGTGCGCCGCGGCGAGTGGTGCACGCCTGCCGGCAAGACG CTGAATGTGGCGGTCAAGTGCCTCAAGACAGATGTGTTGAGCCAGCCGGAGGCGCTGGATGACTTCATCCGGGAGGTGAACGCCATGCACTCCCTGGACCACAAGAACCTCATCCGCCTCTATGGCGTGGTGCTCTCCCACCCCATGAAGATG GTGACAGAGCTGGCCCCGCTGGGCTCCCTCCTGGACCGCCTGCGGAAGAACCAGGGCCATTTCCTCATCTCCACCCTCTGCCAGTACGCCATCCAGGTGGCCAAGGGCATGGCCTACCTGGAGTCCAAGCGCTTCATCCATCGCGACCTGGCCGCCCGCAACATCCTTCTGGCCTCCAACGAGCTGGTCAAGATCGGGGACTTTGGGCTGATGCGAGCCCTGCCCAAGAATGACGACCACTACGTGATGCAGGAACACCGCAAAGTCCCCTTCGCCTG GTGTGCTCCCGAAAGCCTGAAGACACGCACCTTCTCCCATGCCAGTGATACCTGGATGTTTGGGGTGACCCTCTGGGAGATGTTCACCTATGGGCAGGAGCCTTGGATCGGCCTCAATGGCAGCCAG ATCCTGCACAAGATAGACAAGGAGGGTGAGAGGCTGCCACGGCCTGAGGACTGTCCCCAGGATGTCTACAATGtcatgctgcagtgctgggcacaCAAGCCTGAGGACCGACCCACCTTCGTGGCTCTGCGGGACTTCTTGGTGGAG GCTCAGCCCACTGACATGAGGGCGCTGCAGGACTTTGAGGAGCCCGACAAGCTGCACATCCAGATGAACGACATCATCACAGTCATCGAGGGCAG GGCTGAGATTTACTGGTGGCGGGGTCAGAACAAACGGACCCTAAAAGTGGGCCAGTTCCCCCGAAACACGGTGACCTCTGTGGCGGGGCTGTCAGCCCACGACATCAGCCAGCCGCTTAAAAACAGCTTCATCCACACAGGCCATGGAGACACCAACCcgcagcactgctgggggtttcCCGATAAAATTGATGA gctgtACCTGGGAAATCCCATGGACCCTCCTGACATTTTAGGTGTGGACCCAAGCGCTGCCAGACCCACCCAGCTTCCAGGCAGGGCTAAAA AGCCCTTCTACGACCCAgtcagtgaggaggaggagggtctGCCAGGGGGCCTCCGGAAGCTCTGCCTGAAGAAGCCGGGCACAGGGAAGGGTCTGCGACCGGTCAAGCCCTCAGCACGGGTGCCGGGCACCAAGGTGGGCGAGCGGCAATCCGGCCGGGCAGCGGGCGAGGGACCGGCAGGCAGCGAGGTGACCCTCATCGATTTTGGGGAGGAAGTGCCTCAAGGTAGCCCATCGCCAGTGGGGGAGCTGACGGCCCCGTCATTGGTCAAGCTGGCCATGGAGGCCTTCTCCTTGCTGGACAAGACCCCTCCGCAGAGCCCCACGCGGGCTCTACCCCGGCCCCTCCACCCCACGCCAGTGGTGGACTGGGACGCCCGCCCCTTGCCCCCACCGCCTGCCTACGATGACGTAGCGCAGGACGAGGACGACTTCGAGGTCTGCTCCATCACCAGCCCCCCAAGCCGGCGGGGCAAGACCAACTATGGCTTCGTGGATGAGGGTGAGCGGGGACCAGTGTTGGAGGACAACCTCTTCCTGCCCCCTAAGGAGACCAAGCAGCCCAGCCTGACGCAGACCACCGAGCTctttgaggagctgcagcaagaGTGCATGAAGAGACTCAACGTCCCTTTGGGACAGGCTGCCCCCACTGATGACAAGCCCCAAATCCCACCCCGCGTCCCCATCCCGCCCCGGCCCCTGCGCCGCAATGAGCCCGGGCGCTGGTCAGGGGAGCTTTCCCCGGCCTCGGGGGGCGAGGAGGACCGGCCGCCCCAGATTCCCCCCCGGGACCCACTGTCACAGCCCACCTCGCGGACACCCAGCCCCATGGCCCTGCAGGTGGGCTCTCCCCAGCAACGTGCcaccctctgctcctgcctctccACCTCGCCAGGGAAGCCCATGCCCACCACGCAGAGCTTTGCCCTTGACCCCAAGTACGCCACCCCCAAGGTCATCCAGGCGCAGGGCAAGGACTGCTCCAAGGGACCCTGTATCCTGCCCATCGTGAAGGACGGGCAGAAGGTCAGCAGCACGCACTACTACCTGCTGCCCGAGCGTCCTGCCTACCTGGACAAGTATGAGAAGTTTTTCAAGGAGGCCAAAAGCCCCGAGGAGGTGCCGACATCCCGCCTGGTCACCACAGCCACCGTCCGCCCCATGgtgcagcagccgccgccggaCTGCAAAGCCAACTTCTCCTCCAACAACAGCAACCCCGGGCCCAAGTGCCTGGTGAaagcctcctgcagcctccagaAGATCGTCTACGACGGGCTGGATGGCTGCCGCCCCGCTGACAAGATCCGGCTG GTGCAGGATACGGTGCACGGTGTGACCACCGAGGagtgccaggcagccctgcagaacCATGGCTGGAGCGTCCAACGAGCCATCCAGTACCTGAAG gtggagcagctctTCTGCCTGGGGCTAAAGTCCCGCGTCGAGTGCCACCGGGTGCTGGAGATGTTCGACTGGAACCTGGCCCAGGCCAGCTCCCACCTCCTCGACCCCTACAGCACCGCCCGCCAGAA gCGGTGA